A single Elaeis guineensis isolate ETL-2024a chromosome 15, EG11, whole genome shotgun sequence DNA region contains:
- the LOC140854078 gene encoding protein LURP-one-related 6-like: protein MGVTNIAPVVSKIYCCSSQTTLMVRRRPRMVNGGGFVVMNANQNVVFKVDGCGILGIKGELILRDGDGAPILLIHKKGGVVQALSAHNLWNSYVMDYEEPSKLVFSLREPKSRLLRNGSIKISTDTNGRNKDWGFEVKGSFIKRACTINDRRGNVVAQVGLMEMMANKDFYHVVVQPGYDQAFVIGVIAILDNIHGESTRC, encoded by the exons ATGGGAGTGACAAACATAGCACCAGTTGTGAGCAAGATCTATTGCTGTTCCTCTCAGACTACATTGATGGTGAGGAGGCGACCTCGTATGGTGAATGGAGGTGGCTTTGTGGTCATGAATGCTAATCAGAATGTGGTTTTCAAGGTTGATGGTTGTGGAATCCTGGGCATCAAGGGAGAGTTGATTCTAAGGGATGGAGATGGAGCTCCAATACTTCTCATTCATAAAAAG GGAGGCGTAGTGCAAGCATTAAGTGCTCACAACCTATGGAACAGTTACGTAATGGACTATGAAGAACCAAGCAAGTTAGTTTTTAGCTTGAGAGAGCCAAAATCACGTCTTCTGAGGAACGGTTCTATAAAGATCTCAACTGATACAAACGGGCGAAACAAGGACTGGGGCTTCGAAGTGAAGGGATCATTCATCAAGAGGGCTTGCACCATCAATGATCGAAGAGGCAACGTTGTTGCCCAG GTGGGTCTCATGGAAATGATGGCAAACAAGGATTTCTACCATGTGGTGGTGCAACCAGGCTATGACCAGGCCTTCGTCATTGGAGTGATAGCTATTCTTGACAACATACATGGGGAGTCCACCAGGTGTTGA
- the LOC105058620 gene encoding serine/threonine-protein kinase RIPK produces the protein MSRKESKASWRTLLAMCCGRVDEGPSVRRPKKLVAKQKSLQSRLSFSDLSNSTGMLSPEDISISLVGSNLYVFTLSELKVATQGFSMSNFLGEGGFGPVYKGFVDEKVKPGLKAQSVAVKLLDLEGVQGHKEWLAEVIFLGQLRHPHLVKLIGYCCEDKHRLLVYEFMARGSLENHLFKKFLASLPWLTRLKIAAGAARGLTFLHETEKPVIYRDFKASNILLDSDYKAKLSDFGLAKDGPEGDDTHVSTRVMGTEGYAAPEYILTGHLTAKSDVYSFGVVLLELLTGRRSVDKTRPSREQNLVEWARPCLNDARKLNRIMDPCLVGQYSTKCAQKAAAVAYQCLSQNPKSRPQMSTIVKTLEPLLEMDDMPIGPFIYTVSVENGKVEDSEKSQVKENGHHHHGHRHKLRAPRSGSHSEPLCRDGGNGQYRNSPRHLQESRS, from the exons ATGTCTCGAAAGGAGTCGAAAGCTTCATGGAGGACTCTCCTGGCCATGTGCTGCGGGAGGGTCGACGAAGGCCCATCGGTCCGGCGCCCGAAGAAGCTTGTAGCAAAGCAGAAGTCCCTCCAGAGCCGGCTGTCGTTCTCCGATCTCAGCAACTCCACCGGCATGCTATCTCCTGAGGACATCTCAATATCTCTTGTTGGATCCAATCTATATGTCTTCACACTCTCAGAGCTGAAGGTGGCTACCCAGGGCTTCTCCATGAGCAACTTCCTCGGCGAGGGTGGGTTCGGGCCAGTCTACAAAGGGTTTGTCGACGAGAAGGTGAAACCCGGGTTGAAGGCTCAGTCGGTTGCAGTGAAGCTCTTGGACTTGGAGGGAGTGCAAGGCCACAAGGAATGGCTG GCTGAGGTTATATTCCTTGGGCAATTGAGGCATCCCCACCTCGTGAAATTGATCGGTTACTGTTGCGAGGACAAGCACAGGCTGCTCGTCTATGAATTCATGGCTCGGGGCAGCTTGGAGAACCATCTGTTTAAAA AGTTTTTGGCTTCTTTACCATGGTTAACACGACTGAAGATCGCCGCTGGAGCTGCCAGAGGTCTCACCTTTCTCCATGAAACAGAGAAGCCAGTGATATACCGAGACTTTAAAGCTTCAAACATCTTATTGGACTCG GACTATAAAGCAAAGCTCTCAGATTTTGGACTTGCAAAGGACGGTCCAGAAGGAGATGACACCCATGTTTCGACCCGAGTCATGGGCACAGAGGGCTATGCTGCACCAGAGTACATCTTGACAG GCCATCTCACAGCCAAGAGCGATGTCTATAGCTTTGGAGTTGTGTTGCTTGAGCTACTGACAGGGAGGCGGTCTGTTGACAAGACTCGGCCTAGCAGAGAGCAGAACCTTGTGGAATGGGCAAGGCCATGTCTAAATGATGCGCGGAAGCTAAACCGCATCATGGACCCCTGCCTTGTGGGTCAGTACTCCACCAAGTGTGCCCAGAAGGCAGCTGCTGTGGCCTACCAGTGCTTGAGCCAAAACCCAAAATCCAGGCCTCAGATGTCAACCATTGTTAAGACCTTGGAGCCTCTCTTGGAAATGGATGACATGCCAATCGGCCCTTTCATCTACACAGTATCAGTGGAGAATGGTAAAGTAGAGGACTCAGAGAAGTCACAAGTAAAAGAGAATGGACACCACCACCATGGCCACAGGCACAAGCTCAGGGCCCCCAGGTCCGGAAGTCATTCCGAGCCTCTTTGTCGGGATGGAGGCAATGGGCAGTACAGAAACTCGCCAAGACACCTTCAAGAAAGTAGATCATAA
- the LOC105058622 gene encoding exportin-T isoform X2, with protein sequence MDDLEKAILLVYEPGAADPGLRAQAMAFCEQAKSDPSALLRLCLDRLHRSPLVPVQFWCLQALHDAILLRYRSLPLADLPLLRSSLLSLASDHPLLPSSSPFLRNKLAQAIAALIRIEYPALWPSPFLQLVPRLPSADSLAVDMFARLLAALDDDLLSQDYPRSPDEAAAASRVKDSMRLQCVPQIARHWFDAVSLYHSSDPHLAAAALDTMRRYVPWIDITLVANDAFIPLLFDLILAPASPEQLRSAAAGCVLAIVSKRMEPHSKLALLRSLRVSRVFADPDLVVKLATLITRYASEALECYKRLGSEGIERSSSLELLEEALPSVLYVMQNCDEVDSGNVVDFLSDYVSTMKSPSQTQVVYLGQILEVIRVQICYDPTYRSNLDIPDKIGREEEDQMGERRKELFTLFRSVCRVAPDAVQLFIRNLLVNSIPSLEMNVEEVEATLTLFYRYGETVSEEVMRTGGGLLRELIPMLLSARFSCHSHRVVALVYLETVTRYMKFVHENVQYIPHLLAAFLDERGIHHQNLNVSQRASYLFMRAVKLLKAKFVPFLDKILQSLEDTVARFTSVDWTSKELKCSGSEDGSQTFEAIGLLIGVEDVSPEKQSEYLAALLNPLCQKIKALLLDAKAQVLEESSAKVVMLQQIIVALNALSKGFNERLVSGSRPAIGIMFKQTLEVVLQILVMFPNIKPLRNKITSFLHRMVDILGVSIFPCLPMALKRLLVENEPKDMVDFIVLINQLICKFNTSMGCLLEMIFPAIASRLFAILSSDAFPSGSGANTELCVQIFVKLIKDWCSNFSGEDKVPGFRRFIIEKFATECCLYSVLDKSFDFRDANTLVLFGEIVLAQKVMYEKFGDDFIIHFLSKGLPAVHCPRDLAEQYYQKLQGHDIKTLKSFCQSLIENLRQHQNGSLVFR encoded by the exons ATGGACGACCTCGAGAAGGCGATCCTCCTAGTCTACGAGCCAGGCGCCGCCGACCCGGGCCTTCGTGCCCAAGCCATGGCCTTCTGCGAGCAGGCCAAGTCCGACCCCTCCGCCCTCCTCCGCCTCTGCCTCGACCGCCTCCACCGCTCCCCCCTCGTCCCTGTCCAGTTCTGGTGCCTTCAAGCCCTCCACGACGCCATCCTCCTCCGCTACCGTTCCCTGCCCCTCGCCGACCTCCCCCTCCTCCgctcctccctcctctccctcgccTCCGAccaccccctccttccctcctcctctcccttcCTTCGCAACAAGCTCGCCCAGGCCATCGCCGCCCTCATCCGCATCGAGTACCCCGCCCTCTGGCCCTCCCCCTTCCTCCAGCTCGTTCCCCGCCTCCCCTCCGCCGACTCCCTCGCCGTCGACATGTTCGCCCGTCTCCTCGCAGCCCTAGACGATGACCTCCTCAGTCAGGACTACCCCCGCTCGCCCGACGAGGCCGCCGCCGCCTCCCGCGTCAAGGACTCCATGCGCCTCCAGTGCGTTCCCCAGATCGCTCGCCACTGGTTCGACGCCGTTTCCCTCTACCACTCCTCTGACCCCCACCTCGCCGCTGCCGCTCTCGACACCATGAGGCGGTATGTTCCCTGGATAGACATCACTCTCGTCGCCAATGACGCCTTCATCCCCCTTCTCTTCGATCTCATTCTCGCCCCTGCCTCGCCGGAGCAGCTGAGGTCTGCGGCCGCTGGCTGCGTCCTTGCCATCGTCTCAAAGAGAATGGAGCCCCATTCGAAGCTTGCCTTGCTCCGCAGTCTCCGGGTGAGCCGGGTGTTTGCCGACCCGGATCTCGTTGTAAAGCTTGCGACCTTGATAACTCGCTATGCATCCGAGGCTCTGGAATGCTACAAAAGGTTGGGTTCGGAGGGAATTGAGAGGTCTTCCTCTTTGGAGCTTCTTGAGGAGGCCTTGCCGTCGGTGCTCTATGTGATGCAAAACTGCGACGAAGTGGATTCCGGCAATGTGGTAGACTTCTTGTCGGACTATGTGTCTACCATGAAGTCACCATCACAGACACAGGTAGTCTACCTGGGACAGATACTAGAAGTGATTCGAGTGCAGATATGCTACGACCCGACTTATAGAAGCAATCTTGACATCCCTGATAAGATTGGGAGGGAGGAGGAGGACCAGATGGGCGAGCGCCGGAAGGAGCTGTTCACACTTTTCCGTAGTGTGTGCAGAGTGGCGCCCGATGCTGTGCAATTGTTTATCAGGAATCTGTTAGTTAATTCTATTCCCTCTTTAGAAATGAATGTGGAGGAAGTAGAAGCTACACTGACCTTGTTCTACCGGTATGGTGAGACGGTGAGTGAAGAAGTAATGAGGACAGGTGGTGGGTTGCTGAGGGAGTTGATCCCGATGCTTCTGTCGGCACGGTTCTCATGCCATTCGCATCGTGTGGTGGCACTCGTTTATTTGGAAACAGTCACCAGGTACATGAAGTTTGTGCACGAGAATGTTCAGTACATACCTCATCTGCTGGCTGCTTTTCTGGATGAGAGGGGAATACACCATCAGAACCTCAATGTGAGCCAACGAGCTAGTTATCTATTCATGAGAGCCGTGAAGTTACTGAAAGCAAAGTTTGTGCCATTCTTAGATAAAATTCTGCAG AGCCTGGAAGATACGGTAGCTCGGTTCACAAGTGTAGATTGGACGTCCAAAGAGCTGAAGTGCTCTGGTTCTGAAGATGGTAGTCAGACATTTGAG GCAATTGGACTATTGATTGGTGTGGAAGATGTGTCGCCTGAAAAGCAATCTGAGTACTTGGCAGCATTGCTCAATCCTCTTTGTCAAAAG ATTAAAGCATTGCTTTTGGATGCCAAAGCACAGGTGCTAGAAGAATCTTCGGCAAAAGTTGTGATGCTCCAGCAGATTATTGTGGCATTGAATGCTCTTAGCAAG GGATTTAATGAGAGGCTAGTTTCTGGTAGTCGTCCTGCAATTGGCATTATGTTTAAGCAG ACGCTCGAAGTGGTTTTGCAAATCCTTGTCATGTTTCCAAATATCAAACCTTTACGGAATAAG ATTACCTCCTTTCTTCATCGCATGGTCGACATCTTAGGAGTATCTATATTTCCATGCCTTCCTATGGCATTGAAGCGGCTGCTTGTGGAGAATGAG CCGAAAGATATGGTGGATTTTATTGTATTAATCAATCAATTGATATGCAAATTTAATACCTCCATGGGGTGCTTATTGGAGATGATATTTCCAGCTATTGCAAGTAGATTATTTGCTATTCTTTCAAGTGATGCATTTCCGTCAGGATCTGGAGCCAATACTGAG CTGTGCGTGCAAATTTTTGTAAAACTTATTAAGGATTGGTGCAGCAACTTTAGTGGTGAAGATAAG GTTCCTGGTTTCCGGAGATTTATAATTGAGAAATTTGCAACCGAATGCTGCTTATATAGTGTTCTGGACAAGTCATTTGACTTCCGTGATGCAAATACT CTGGTTCTTTTTGGAGAAATTGTATTGGCTCAGAAGGTCATGTACGAGAAGTTTGGGGATGATTTTATTATTCATTTTCTGTCAAAAGGTCTTCCAGCAGTTCATTGTCCGCGAGATTTAGCAGAACAATACTATCAAAAACTGCAG GGACATGACATCAAGACTCTGAAATCCTTCTGTCAATCtctaattgagaatttgagacagcATCAGAACGGAAGTCTTGTTTTCAGATAG
- the LOC105058622 gene encoding exportin-T isoform X1, with amino-acid sequence MDDLEKAILLVYEPGAADPGLRAQAMAFCEQAKSDPSALLRLCLDRLHRSPLVPVQFWCLQALHDAILLRYRSLPLADLPLLRSSLLSLASDHPLLPSSSPFLRNKLAQAIAALIRIEYPALWPSPFLQLVPRLPSADSLAVDMFARLLAALDDDLLSQDYPRSPDEAAAASRVKDSMRLQCVPQIARHWFDAVSLYHSSDPHLAAAALDTMRRYVPWIDITLVANDAFIPLLFDLILAPASPEQLRSAAAGCVLAIVSKRMEPHSKLALLRSLRVSRVFADPDLVVKLATLITRYASEALECYKRLGSEGIERSSSLELLEEALPSVLYVMQNCDEVDSGNVVDFLSDYVSTMKSPSQTQVVYLGQILEVIRVQICYDPTYRSNLDIPDKIGREEEDQMGERRKELFTLFRSVCRVAPDAVQLFIRNLLVNSIPSLEMNVEEVEATLTLFYRYGETVSEEVMRTGGGLLRELIPMLLSARFSCHSHRVVALVYLETVTRYMKFVHENVQYIPHLLAAFLDERGIHHQNLNVSQRASYLFMRAVKLLKAKFVPFLDKILQSLEDTVARFTSVDWTSKELKCSGSEDGSQTFEAIGLLIGVEDVSPEKQSEYLAALLNPLCQKIKALLLDAKAQVLEESSAKVVMLQQIIVALNALSKGFNERLVSGSRPAIGIMFKQTLEVVLQILVMFPNIKPLRNKITSFLHRMVDILGVSIFPCLPMALKRLLVENEPKDMVDFIVLINQLICKFNTSMGCLLEMIFPAIASRLFAILSSDAFPSGSGANTEELRELQELQQTLYTFLHVMATHDLSSVFLAPSCKGYLDTVMHLLLLASCSHKDMLLRKLCVQIFVKLIKDWCSNFSGEDKVPGFRRFIIEKFATECCLYSVLDKSFDFRDANTLVLFGEIVLAQKVMYEKFGDDFIIHFLSKGLPAVHCPRDLAEQYYQKLQGHDIKTLKSFCQSLIENLRQHQNGSLVFR; translated from the exons ATGGACGACCTCGAGAAGGCGATCCTCCTAGTCTACGAGCCAGGCGCCGCCGACCCGGGCCTTCGTGCCCAAGCCATGGCCTTCTGCGAGCAGGCCAAGTCCGACCCCTCCGCCCTCCTCCGCCTCTGCCTCGACCGCCTCCACCGCTCCCCCCTCGTCCCTGTCCAGTTCTGGTGCCTTCAAGCCCTCCACGACGCCATCCTCCTCCGCTACCGTTCCCTGCCCCTCGCCGACCTCCCCCTCCTCCgctcctccctcctctccctcgccTCCGAccaccccctccttccctcctcctctcccttcCTTCGCAACAAGCTCGCCCAGGCCATCGCCGCCCTCATCCGCATCGAGTACCCCGCCCTCTGGCCCTCCCCCTTCCTCCAGCTCGTTCCCCGCCTCCCCTCCGCCGACTCCCTCGCCGTCGACATGTTCGCCCGTCTCCTCGCAGCCCTAGACGATGACCTCCTCAGTCAGGACTACCCCCGCTCGCCCGACGAGGCCGCCGCCGCCTCCCGCGTCAAGGACTCCATGCGCCTCCAGTGCGTTCCCCAGATCGCTCGCCACTGGTTCGACGCCGTTTCCCTCTACCACTCCTCTGACCCCCACCTCGCCGCTGCCGCTCTCGACACCATGAGGCGGTATGTTCCCTGGATAGACATCACTCTCGTCGCCAATGACGCCTTCATCCCCCTTCTCTTCGATCTCATTCTCGCCCCTGCCTCGCCGGAGCAGCTGAGGTCTGCGGCCGCTGGCTGCGTCCTTGCCATCGTCTCAAAGAGAATGGAGCCCCATTCGAAGCTTGCCTTGCTCCGCAGTCTCCGGGTGAGCCGGGTGTTTGCCGACCCGGATCTCGTTGTAAAGCTTGCGACCTTGATAACTCGCTATGCATCCGAGGCTCTGGAATGCTACAAAAGGTTGGGTTCGGAGGGAATTGAGAGGTCTTCCTCTTTGGAGCTTCTTGAGGAGGCCTTGCCGTCGGTGCTCTATGTGATGCAAAACTGCGACGAAGTGGATTCCGGCAATGTGGTAGACTTCTTGTCGGACTATGTGTCTACCATGAAGTCACCATCACAGACACAGGTAGTCTACCTGGGACAGATACTAGAAGTGATTCGAGTGCAGATATGCTACGACCCGACTTATAGAAGCAATCTTGACATCCCTGATAAGATTGGGAGGGAGGAGGAGGACCAGATGGGCGAGCGCCGGAAGGAGCTGTTCACACTTTTCCGTAGTGTGTGCAGAGTGGCGCCCGATGCTGTGCAATTGTTTATCAGGAATCTGTTAGTTAATTCTATTCCCTCTTTAGAAATGAATGTGGAGGAAGTAGAAGCTACACTGACCTTGTTCTACCGGTATGGTGAGACGGTGAGTGAAGAAGTAATGAGGACAGGTGGTGGGTTGCTGAGGGAGTTGATCCCGATGCTTCTGTCGGCACGGTTCTCATGCCATTCGCATCGTGTGGTGGCACTCGTTTATTTGGAAACAGTCACCAGGTACATGAAGTTTGTGCACGAGAATGTTCAGTACATACCTCATCTGCTGGCTGCTTTTCTGGATGAGAGGGGAATACACCATCAGAACCTCAATGTGAGCCAACGAGCTAGTTATCTATTCATGAGAGCCGTGAAGTTACTGAAAGCAAAGTTTGTGCCATTCTTAGATAAAATTCTGCAG AGCCTGGAAGATACGGTAGCTCGGTTCACAAGTGTAGATTGGACGTCCAAAGAGCTGAAGTGCTCTGGTTCTGAAGATGGTAGTCAGACATTTGAG GCAATTGGACTATTGATTGGTGTGGAAGATGTGTCGCCTGAAAAGCAATCTGAGTACTTGGCAGCATTGCTCAATCCTCTTTGTCAAAAG ATTAAAGCATTGCTTTTGGATGCCAAAGCACAGGTGCTAGAAGAATCTTCGGCAAAAGTTGTGATGCTCCAGCAGATTATTGTGGCATTGAATGCTCTTAGCAAG GGATTTAATGAGAGGCTAGTTTCTGGTAGTCGTCCTGCAATTGGCATTATGTTTAAGCAG ACGCTCGAAGTGGTTTTGCAAATCCTTGTCATGTTTCCAAATATCAAACCTTTACGGAATAAG ATTACCTCCTTTCTTCATCGCATGGTCGACATCTTAGGAGTATCTATATTTCCATGCCTTCCTATGGCATTGAAGCGGCTGCTTGTGGAGAATGAG CCGAAAGATATGGTGGATTTTATTGTATTAATCAATCAATTGATATGCAAATTTAATACCTCCATGGGGTGCTTATTGGAGATGATATTTCCAGCTATTGCAAGTAGATTATTTGCTATTCTTTCAAGTGATGCATTTCCGTCAGGATCTGGAGCCAATACTGAG GAATTACGTGAACTGCAAGAACTACAACAAACATTATACACATTTCTTCATGTTATGGCAACCCATGATCTTTCTTCAGTTTTTCTTGCTCCAAGTTGTAAGGGGTATTTGGATACTGTAATGCATTTGCTCTTGTTAGCTTCTTGCAGTCATAAGGATATGCTTCTTAGGAAG CTGTGCGTGCAAATTTTTGTAAAACTTATTAAGGATTGGTGCAGCAACTTTAGTGGTGAAGATAAG GTTCCTGGTTTCCGGAGATTTATAATTGAGAAATTTGCAACCGAATGCTGCTTATATAGTGTTCTGGACAAGTCATTTGACTTCCGTGATGCAAATACT CTGGTTCTTTTTGGAGAAATTGTATTGGCTCAGAAGGTCATGTACGAGAAGTTTGGGGATGATTTTATTATTCATTTTCTGTCAAAAGGTCTTCCAGCAGTTCATTGTCCGCGAGATTTAGCAGAACAATACTATCAAAAACTGCAG GGACATGACATCAAGACTCTGAAATCCTTCTGTCAATCtctaattgagaatttgagacagcATCAGAACGGAAGTCTTGTTTTCAGATAG